TATTCAATAAGCTTCCGGTAAATCCATTTTTTATGTTTTTCAAGGATCTTTTCATAATTTCTGAATCCATGAGGTGTAATCAAAACTAATTTGCCGTATTTAATCTCTAATCGCCAGTATTTTACTTTTCGAGGGATTATATCATACTTAATATTCAAATTGTCAATTTTAAAGCTTTTCTGCATTTGTATCTCCTGATTTTTGAAATTTTTATAAACAAAAACTTAATTTAATAGAGTTGCTAAAGTAAATTTAATTCAAATTCTAATTTATAATTAGTTAAACAAAAATCCATTTATAATTTTATTTAAATTTTAAGGAGATATTATGAACTTAAAAAATATTTTAACTCATAAAGTAGGAGAAAAATTATTCTTATTAGGTAACGAAGCTGCTGTTCGTGGAGCAATTGAATCAGGCGTTTCTGTTGCAGCCACATATCCCGGTACACCTTCATCTGAAATTGGAAACGTTTTATCAGAGATTGCAAAAGATGCTGGAATTTATTTTGAATTTTCCATTAATGAAAAGGTAGCTCTTGAAGTTGCGGCAGCTGCATCCGCATCAGGAGTGCGTTCATTTACATTCATGAAACATGTGGGTCTAAATGTTGCAGCAGATTCATTTATGAGCGTGGTATATAGTGGAGTAAACGGTGGGATGATCATTCTTTCAGCAGATGATCCTTCCATGTTTTCATCACAAAATGAGCAGGATAATAGACATTACGCAAGAATTGCAAATATTCCTATGATAGAACCTTCAAATCCTCAAGAAATTAAGGATTTAATGAAATTTGGATATGGATTATCAGAAGAATTCCAGATCCCTATTTTAATGCGTACAACTACCCGTGTATCTCATATGAGGGGTGTTGTAGAACTTGGTAAAGTGGAAGAACATCCAAAAACAGGCTACTTTAAAAGAGATCCTGAGCGATTTGTACCTGTTCCATCAAGTGCAAGAAAAATGCACAAGTTATTGGTTTCAAAAATGGCTGAAATTGAGGAAGTGGTAAATAACTCGCCTTTAAATAAAATATTTGATAACGGAGGTAATATTGGGATTATAACAAGTGGAAGTGCATTTAACTACGTTATGGATGTTCTGGATGAAAATAATCTCAAAATAAATGTTTTAAAAATCACTTTATCCTATCCTTTCCCTGAAAAACGGGTTTTAGAATTCATTAAAGAACTTGATAGTGTAATTGTGGTTGAAGAGGTCGATCCAGTGATGGAAAAAGAAGTCCTTGCATGTTTAGGAAAATATGGACTGAATACAAAGGTTCATGGTAAACTGGATGAAACTCTTCCCCTGATTTTTGAGTACAGCCCTGATATAATACTTGAAGGTCTAAATAAACTATTCAAAGATAATGTAGATACTAAAGAAATCTATGAGCCAAATATTCCATTACCTGCCCGTCCACCTACCCTCTGTCCAGGATGTCCCCACAGAGCTGCTTATTATGCTGTAAAAAAAGCTGGTGAAAACTTGAACCTTGATGTGATTTATCCGACTGATATTGGGTGCTATACACTTGGAATTGAGTCTCCCTATGAAACCGCTGATTATCTATTGTCTATGGGATCCAGCGTCGGAACAAGCTGCGGATTTTCAAAATCTGTAGATCAAAGTATTGTAAGCTTTATAGGAGATTCTACATTTTTCCACGCAGGAATACCCCCACTGATTAATGCTGTTCATAATAAGGATAAATTTGTTCTGGTTATTTTAGATAACAGAACTACTGCAATGACTGGTGGACAACCCCACCCTGGACTTCCATTGGATGGGATGGGGGAGATTGCTCCTGAAATAGATATCGAAAAAATAGTGGAAGCGGCGGGAGTTCAATTTTTAGAGGTTATAAACCCCCTTAATATTAAAAAATCACAAGATATATTCCAGGATGCTCTGAAATTTGATGGCGTTGCCGTTGTTATTTCAAAATATCCTTGTATGTTAATTAAAGGTGCAAAAAAGAAAAAACAGATCGTTGTGGATGTCGATCCAGATAAATGTGATAAATGTCTGGATTGTCTCAGGGAACTTACATGTCCTGCAATTTATATGGCAGATAATGGATCTGTTAATATAGACTCTGCAGCGTGCAAAGGATGTACCGTTTGCATACAGGTATGTGAAGAGAAGGCTATTAGAGTTAAAAAGTAAGGAGAAAAACATGAAAACATATAACATTTATATTTGTGGCGTTGGAGGTCAGGGAATCATTAAAACATCCATTGTGATTGGTGAAGCTGCAATGAAAAGTAATTTAGGCGTTGTAATGAGTGAAATACATGGAATGTCGCAACGAGGAGGAGTAGTATCAACAGAACTTAAAATAGGTGATTCAAGAAGCCCTATTATAAATGATGGGAGTGCAGACCTTCTAATTGCATTTGAACCAATTGAAGCATTAAGGGCAATTTCAAAGGCAAGTAGAGAAACCTATGTCATTGTTAATACTTCCAGTATCATGCCATTTAACATACAGGGCAGTAATATCCCTTATCCTGACGTTTTAAGTGTTTTAGAAGAGCTTGAGTCCAAAGCGAACCGCGTTTTTGCAATGGATGCTGAAAAAATAGCTAAAGAATCAGGACATATCCTTTCACTTAACATGGTGATGTTAGGCGGAGCTACAGCAGTAAGTGGCTTTCCCATAAATAAAGAAACAATTAAAGAATCAATGAGGGCAAATTTACCTGAAAAAAGCATTCCAATTAACATGAAAGCATTTGAAAAAGGATATGAATTTGTATCCTCTAAATAAAATTTAAAATCAAATTTCTAGTTCTTATTAAAAAAGAGAAAAATAAGTATAATTACATCCCATAAATTTCTTCAGCCGAAATAACATCTGCTCCATTTTCCTGCAGTGCTTTTATTCCTGCATCAATATTTTCAGGGTGTAATAAAACAATAGCTCCATTTTCTTTTTCTTCAACAAATGCATAAAGGTATTCAAGGTTAATATCGTTATCATCAAGAATTCCTAGAATGATACCCAGCCCTCCAGGCTTATCTGGCATTCTTACTGCGATAACTTCCCCTATTTTTACGATGAAGTCATTATCTTCAAGTAATTTTTTGGTTTTTTCTGGATCGGGTACTATTAGCCTTAAAATCCCAAAATAGGATGTATCAGCAATTGAAAGAGCTCTTATGTTCACTCCACCATTTTCCAGTACATCTAATGCTTTTCTCATTCTGCCTTTCCGATTTTCTAAAAATATGGACAGTTGTTTTACTTTCATTTTATCCCTTCTGTTATTTAGTGAAAAATACTCATGATTTACAAATTTATTTTATTAAAATCTGCAAATTTATCCATTGTTAAAATTCACGCTTATCAAAAACTCTTACTGCTTTTCCCTCGCTTCTTGGAAGTGTTTTAGGCTCAACAAGAGTTACTTCAACCCTTAAACCAATTTCGTTGTGTATATAATCTTCAATATTTTTCTTTATACCCACCAGTTCCTTAATTTCATCAGAGAAAAGTTCTGGTGAAGCTTCAACCTGCACTTCCATCACATCCATGTGATGAGGTCTTGAAACGATGATTTGATAGTGTGGTTCAAGACCATCAACCTTTAAAAGAGCTTTTTCAATCTGTGATGGGAAAACAGCAACCCCTCTAACTTTTAACATGTCATCTGTTCTTCCAGTTATACGATCCATTTTTATTAATGTTCTTCCACAGCCACATTTCTCTCTTTTAAGAGCAGTGACATCCTTGGTACGGAATCTAATGATAGGCATGCCGTGTCTGGTTAATGTAGTTAAGACAAGCTCTCCTTTTTCTCCTTCTGGAAGGGTTTCCAGAGTAGTAGAATCAATAATTTCTGGATAGAAATGATCCTCCATTACATGCAATCCATCCTGTTCCTGACATTCAAGAGCTATTCCCGGCCCCATTATCTCAGTTAAACCATAAATATTATAGGCAGGGGCATTGAATCTTCTTTGAATTTCCTGGCGCATTTCTTCCGTCCACATTTCAGCCCCAAACCCTACAGCTTTTAAATTTAACTCTTCTGTATTCAAACCTTCTTCTTCTGCAACTTCAGAAAGATAAAGACCATAAGAAGGTGTAAAAATGACAATACTCGCGTTAAAATCCTTCATTATCTCAATCTGTCTTTTTGTCTGACCTGTGGAAATAGGAATCACAGTTAAACCGATTTTTTGAGCACCATAGTGCACCCCAAATCCACCTGTAAAAAGTCCATATCCGTGTGTATTCTGGATAATATCATCTTCTGTGGCCCCGAACATGGTTAAACCTCTGGCCATGACTTCGCTCCATATTTCAATATCCTTTTTGGTATACCCAGATACAGTTGGCTTCCCTGTTGTCCCAGAAGATGTATGCAGTTCTACAATTTCTCTACGAGGGACTGCAAACATCCCAAAAGGATAAGCCTCTCTTAAATCATCCTTTGTTGTTAAAGGGAGTTTTTCAATATCTTTAATTGTTTTAATATCCTCTGGTTTTATGCCACTTTCATCAAATCGTTTCCTATAAAAGGGAACGTTTTCATATGCTCTTTTAACTATTTTTTGTAATCGTGCTAGCTGTAATTCTTCTTTTTCTTCCTGTGACATGCATTCCGCTTCTTCATTCCAAATCATTTTATCTCCTTGATACCCTGTTTTGATAATTAATAAATTTTTAATCTAATTTTCCTATTTTACATGTAAAGAAAAATTTCTAATTTAATTTAATTAGAAGAAAGTTATAAAACTTGCCATAATACTTTTTATGGATATATGGTAATTTTTCCTGTTAAAACAATACTAAATAATAGAATTTGGGTGTATGTATATTATTTTTAATAATGCACTGAATAATGTATACTAATATATCTTAAAAATGAACAATTTTAATTTTTAAAGATGATATCTCTCAAAATAAGAACAGAATCATTTTTATATAACAAAGAGATTAACAACAATTAATGATAACAAAAATAGTCATGTTTTTAATGTCTATTTTTAATATTTTCATAATTTTAATCATAATTTGATTAAATACTGGTTGAAACTATTAAAATTCAAAAAGGAGGTTAGTAAATGGATGTATTAACACTAAGTATCATAGTAGCAATTTATCTTCTTATGATAGGTTATGTAGGATACGTGGCCTGGAAAAGGACCAAAAGCGCGGACGACTACATGGTTGCCGGAAGGAAAACTCACCCATATATCATGGCCCTTAGTTATGGTGCCACGTTCATCAGTACTGCAGCAATTGTAGGTTTTGGTGGAACAGCTGGTGTTTATGGAATGGGACTTTTATGGTTAACTGTATTAAATATTCTTGTAGGTATTTTTATCGCTTTTGTCTTATTTGGAAAAAGAACTCGAAAAATGGGACATAATATGGAAGCATTAACTTTCCCCGAGTTTTTATCCAGACGTTTTAACAGTAAATTTATCCAGTACTTTTCTGGAGCAATTATATTCCTTGGAATGCCTTTATACGCTTCAGTAGTACTAATTGGTATGGCTAGATTTGTGGAAACAACTCTACAGATTGATTATACTATATCTTTATTTGCAATGGCCATTATTGTGGCAGTTTATGTAATTTTCGGAGGAATAAGGGGTGTAATGTATACTGATGCCTTGCAGGGCACTATAATGTTTGTAGGGACGGTGATTCTATTAGGTACAATATACTGGATATTGGGAGGTGTTACAGGAGCTCATCAGGCCCTTACAAACCTGATTAATGTAGTACCAGCTGAAGCAACAGCAAAAGCAGCAGCAACAGGATTTACGGGCTGGACAACCATGCCCGCATTAGGAAGTCCATTCTGGTGGACATTAGTCAGTACATTGATACTTGGAGTAGGAATTGGAGTTTTATCCCAACCACAGCTTGCAGTTCGTTTCATGACTGTAAGATCCAATCGAGAACTTAACAGAGCTGTACTGATTGGGGGAATATTCATATTCACAATGACAGGTACAGCTTTCGTAGTAGGGGCACTTTCCAATGTTTACTTCTTTGACACTGTTGGA
The window above is part of the Methanobacterium sp. genome. Proteins encoded here:
- a CDS encoding phenylacetate--CoA ligase, whose product is MIWNEEAECMSQEEKEELQLARLQKIVKRAYENVPFYRKRFDESGIKPEDIKTIKDIEKLPLTTKDDLREAYPFGMFAVPRREIVELHTSSGTTGKPTVSGYTKKDIEIWSEVMARGLTMFGATEDDIIQNTHGYGLFTGGFGVHYGAQKIGLTVIPISTGQTKRQIEIMKDFNASIVIFTPSYGLYLSEVAEEEGLNTEELNLKAVGFGAEMWTEEMRQEIQRRFNAPAYNIYGLTEIMGPGIALECQEQDGLHVMEDHFYPEIIDSTTLETLPEGEKGELVLTTLTRHGMPIIRFRTKDVTALKREKCGCGRTLIKMDRITGRTDDMLKVRGVAVFPSQIEKALLKVDGLEPHYQIIVSRPHHMDVMEVQVEASPELFSDEIKELVGIKKNIEDYIHNEIGLRVEVTLVEPKTLPRSEGKAVRVFDKREF
- a CDS encoding acetolactate synthase, which encodes MKVKQLSIFLENRKGRMRKALDVLENGGVNIRALSIADTSYFGILRLIVPDPEKTKKLLEDNDFIVKIGEVIAVRMPDKPGGLGIILGILDDNDINLEYLYAFVEEKENGAIVLLHPENIDAGIKALQENGADVISAEEIYGM
- the iorA gene encoding indolepyruvate ferredoxin oxidoreductase subunit alpha, whose translation is MNLKNILTHKVGEKLFLLGNEAAVRGAIESGVSVAATYPGTPSSEIGNVLSEIAKDAGIYFEFSINEKVALEVAAAASASGVRSFTFMKHVGLNVAADSFMSVVYSGVNGGMIILSADDPSMFSSQNEQDNRHYARIANIPMIEPSNPQEIKDLMKFGYGLSEEFQIPILMRTTTRVSHMRGVVELGKVEEHPKTGYFKRDPERFVPVPSSARKMHKLLVSKMAEIEEVVNNSPLNKIFDNGGNIGIITSGSAFNYVMDVLDENNLKINVLKITLSYPFPEKRVLEFIKELDSVIVVEEVDPVMEKEVLACLGKYGLNTKVHGKLDETLPLIFEYSPDIILEGLNKLFKDNVDTKEIYEPNIPLPARPPTLCPGCPHRAAYYAVKKAGENLNLDVIYPTDIGCYTLGIESPYETADYLLSMGSSVGTSCGFSKSVDQSIVSFIGDSTFFHAGIPPLINAVHNKDKFVLVILDNRTTAMTGGQPHPGLPLDGMGEIAPEIDIEKIVEAAGVQFLEVINPLNIKKSQDIFQDALKFDGVAVVISKYPCMLIKGAKKKKQIVVDVDPDKCDKCLDCLRELTCPAIYMADNGSVNIDSAACKGCTVCIQVCEEKAIRVKK
- a CDS encoding sodium/solute symporter (Members of the Solute:Sodium Symporter (SSS), TC 2.A.21 as described in tcdb.org, catalyze solute:Na+ symport. Known solutes for members of the family include sugars, amino acids, nucleosides, inositols, vitamins, urea or anions, depending on the system.), with the protein product MDVLTLSIIVAIYLLMIGYVGYVAWKRTKSADDYMVAGRKTHPYIMALSYGATFISTAAIVGFGGTAGVYGMGLLWLTVLNILVGIFIAFVLFGKRTRKMGHNMEALTFPEFLSRRFNSKFIQYFSGAIIFLGMPLYASVVLIGMARFVETTLQIDYTISLFAMAIIVAVYVIFGGIRGVMYTDALQGTIMFVGTVILLGTIYWILGGVTGAHQALTNLINVVPAEATAKAAATGFTGWTTMPALGSPFWWTLVSTLILGVGIGVLSQPQLAVRFMTVRSNRELNRAVLIGGIFIFTMTGTAFVVGALSNVYFFDTVGKLAIQVAGGNADKIIPAFISTAMPLWFAYLFMITLLSAAMSTLSSQFHVQGTALGRDIYETITGTKGKSSVMVARLGITVAVIIAVILGLILPANIIAVGTAIWFSITAAAFLSMYAFALFWKRSTKEGVISGLIMGTAISIFWLVFEYKKSAAALGICKALTGAEVLIASNPWPTVDSIVIALPIAFIITVVVSLLTKPQEKEELDKIFEGI
- a CDS encoding indolepyruvate oxidoreductase subunit beta; this encodes MKTYNIYICGVGGQGIIKTSIVIGEAAMKSNLGVVMSEIHGMSQRGGVVSTELKIGDSRSPIINDGSADLLIAFEPIEALRAISKASRETYVIVNTSSIMPFNIQGSNIPYPDVLSVLEELESKANRVFAMDAEKIAKESGHILSLNMVMLGGATAVSGFPINKETIKESMRANLPEKSIPINMKAFEKGYEFVSSK